In Anoplopoma fimbria isolate UVic2021 breed Golden Eagle Sablefish chromosome 12, Afim_UVic_2022, whole genome shotgun sequence, one DNA window encodes the following:
- the nppa gene encoding natriuretic peptides A, whose product MGTAVLWGLLALLCHHTLVSSHILGRPSSTSELAQIKSLLERFEETLADAAQEEDSEADYEGTNQQPENSQASRGWNLDQEGDQEPLISERSQLPAEGHSRTPSQRSRLQDLLLTARKRTSGCFGARMDRIGNASGLGCNNGRG is encoded by the exons ATGGGGACTGCGGTCCTGTGGGGCCTGCTGGCCCTGCTGTGTCACCACACGCTGGTTAGCAGCCACATACTGGGAAGGCCCTCCTCTACCAGTGAGCTGGCTCAGATCAAG TCTTTACTTGAGCGCTTTGAGGAGACTCTGGCTGATGCGGCCCAGGAGGAGGACTCTGAAGCTGATTACGAAGGGACAAACCAGCAGCCTGAAAACAGCCAGGCCAGCAGGGGATGGAACCTGGACCAGGAGGGGGATCAAGAACCTTTGATATCAGAAAGATCCCAATTACCAGCCGAGGGCCACAGCAGGACCCCGAGTCAGAGGAGCCGTCTGCAGGACCTGCTGTTGACCGCCAGGAAACGGACCTCGGGCTGCTTTGGAGCCAGGATGGATCGAATAGGAAATGCCAGCGGTCTGGGATGCAACAATGGAAGAG GGTAG